The window TAGCGGAGCACGGCCTCATCCTGAATCAGATGCCGTCGGCAGTCGCGCCAACTCCCTCGCCGACCCAAACACCACCGCCAAGCCCGAGCAATGATGCCTCCATGACGCCCGGCACAGAAGCCGCGCCGACACCGACCAGCCCGCGCACGCCGACTCCCGCCAGTCCGACACCGGAGGTCGATGCTGCCGTTTGATGCATTGCCTACGCGTCCTTTCTTTTGAATGTCGAACATTTTATTGATCGCCGAACTGTGGCATGGTGATCGCCGAACTGATCGCTGGACTTGTGGCGCTGATCGCCGAACTTGCGGCATTTTTTGGATAGCGGGAATGGACAAGTTTGAATATATGACGTCTTGGCGGCGGCACCTGGGGACGTGGCTGAGAACTAGATCGCCCCAGGGCTAGAAAAGCGCCGGCCAAAGGGCCAAAATAGCGTCGGACGGTGCGTTGGGGTGCCGAACGAGTGGGCATGCTCTAATAACAGTGTTACTATTTCATCCTTTTTTAGAGAACCTcattattttgtttttattttaattttactttcattttctttcttcaAATACCAttgccactaattcattctttcCTTCTGAATTTTGGCTTCTGAAAATTTTCATCTATTACTGGATCAGTTACTCAACATTCATAGCAGATTAAGGCTTCCATTTAATTAATACTTTTCATTGCCACATGCAAATGCAACATTGCGTATATATGCAAACTGTCAAGAAACTGGATCGGCCCATGCGATCAAATTAGCTTTCATAGTATCATTTAGGCTAACACCATTTCTTTTTATATCTAATTTGCTGTGATTCTTTTGGATGATGCAGGTTGGTGATCTTGGACTTTCCAAAGTAAAGTGCCAGACGCTCATCTCTTCTGGTGTGAGTGGAATGCTTCCATGGATGGCCCCAGAACTTCTGAATGGGACTACCATCTTGGTCTCTGAAAAGGTCTGCTAATCCATCTCTGTCTGTATGTCTCATATAGATACCTATATCCAGCCAAGTTAGCGTACAACTCGCACATCGGATTACTGTCTGACATGTTTCCCTCAGGTTGACGTCTACTCTTTTGGGATTGTTCTGTGGGAAATCCTCACGGGAGAAGAGCCATATGCAGGTTTACATTACGGTGCTATTCTTGGTAGGTACAAAATCAGTCATCGTGTGAATATGTGATTCCCTCCTAGAAATTGTATTTGCATTCAAATTTTGATAGAAGACTGCGGTTTTACTGTCAGGTGGTATTGTGATGAACACTCTGCGGCCGCCCGTGCCTGACTCATGTGACCCAGAGTGGAGATCTCTGATGGAGCAATGCTGGGCGACAGAACCATTACAACGCCCAAGCTTTACCCAGATTGCTGCTAGATTGCGCTCCATGGCTGCAGCCAAGAAGGCGCAGCCCTACGGTAACTGAATTCTGGAGCATCGCCGACAAGTTCTTACATTTTAGAATTCAGTATTGAAACTActgaaatatactccctctgtcccaaaataagtgactccgTCCATTTTTCGATAGAATGGTAGAATTTTTTGTACAGACACAAAAAATATGTTGGCAAgtagtagagaagaggagaataTTGTAAGTCACTTCTAGATCATTGACACGGCCCTGACCAACACAATAGAGTTGTTCCGAGTAAAACTAAAAGCGAAATTAAGAAAACATGGTTGTATTTGTTGTCAGTGCGTGAGCGTAACCCAAGGGCATATATAGCCCTGCAGAAGAAGAGCTAGCATATATAGAGAGAGGATCAACAGCAGGTGCATGAACATAAGCAAATGGGGCTAGGCGAGCTAACATCTGTGAGAAGACAAAATGGAGCTATTCATCACTATGTTAGGGTACAGTTGCCCCTGCTGTATCTCCGGAGTGACACAAAACCATAGCAAGGTAGTAGGTACCTTTAGGTAAAACACAACAAATAAAAAAGATTCTCCTTCCTATCCATATTACCTGTCTCTCAAACGAATGTATCTAGCACTTagatacatctagatacatccacttgagcgacaagtaatataAATCGAAGGGAGTAGCTATTTTAAAATTAataaatacatctagatacatccctaGCGGATTACCAGAAGTAGACACATTCTAAAAGGTGTTAATTTggtaaatgccactccaaatctggcgattccgagaaatgccattgcaattttcaaactttgaaaaatgccactgcaatttgtGCAAACTTTAAAAAACACCATCTGTACCTCGTTGTTGTCGTTCTTCGGCGACCCGAACGTCCTACTCCAGTATGCCGCAGCATGCTGGTTTTGAGGCGCCTTGTACTGCCTGTACTTGACCCATCTTGACCTTTGTCCAGCGTCGCTGGAGTTCGCGTGATTCATGGCCCAACGCAGGATGTCCACTGACATTGCGCCCTTGGCGGGGTCCTGAATGAGTGTCTTCAGCTCATCCAGCGTAGCCTTCTTCGTCAAAGCATCGGCCTCCTTGTGCATGTCATCGATGCTGCTAAAGTTTGAGCGCATTTCCATGGTGTGCTCGAACTTCTTGCGGTCACCGAGCGAGCACCCAAGGAAAAGAAGGCCCTCCATCCGGTGCCCTAGGGGAAAGGGTTGGGGTTGGAGTTGGATTTCATGGCGAAGGAGAGGTGGTGAAACAGAGAGGTGGAACAGGAGAGGTGGTGAAACTGAGGGGTTTGAGTGCGGTGCTGGGTTAGTAGGGCGGGCTCTTTTTTTGACAGAAAGGGTTAGTAGGGTGGGCTAATATAGGAGTGTTAggcggatatgaatgaatgatgTTCATTGA of the Triticum urartu cultivar G1812 unplaced genomic scaffold, Tu2.1 TuUngrouped_contig_6176, whole genome shotgun sequence genome contains:
- the LOC125530248 gene encoding mitogen-activated protein kinase kinase kinase 12-like produces the protein MMQVGDLGLSKVKCQTLISSGVSGMLPWMAPELLNGTTILVSEKVDVYSFGIVLWEILTGEEPYAGLHYGAILGGIVMNTLRPPVPDSCDPEWRSLMEQCWATEPLQRPSFTQIAARLRSMAAAKKAQPYGN